Proteins from one Gilliamella sp. ESL0443 genomic window:
- a CDS encoding glycosyltransferase family 8 protein: protein MNNIINIAYCTDSNYLEHVGVSISSIMHNNLNNNIHFHVFLYDVSLEEQQKLEQLSPSITLHSIPLDELTKYSDTQNYKVKHINRSMYIRLLVPRLLKGVVDKFIYLDADTLCFANISSISDINIDSVVCGVTPDSLDKENMLKNQKRLQLNSTNYFNSGFLYINVNKWIEFDTENKVNQILLSSEKKHLIYPDQDALNVVLQNQVLWIDPKWNYLFTWINDKQKETFFYNKKSLPYIIHFTGARKMWYQEHTGLAQNLYNFYKHFTPWANTPLKSYKYKMRVNDYRIYAKSHLKDKNLISSLKYYLLYLVLKIKKQS, encoded by the coding sequence ATGAATAATATTATTAATATCGCATATTGTACTGATTCAAATTATCTTGAACATGTAGGTGTGTCGATAAGTTCTATAATGCATAATAATCTCAATAATAATATTCATTTTCATGTTTTTTTGTATGATGTTTCGCTAGAGGAACAACAGAAGTTAGAACAACTTAGTCCTTCAATTACGCTACATTCAATCCCTTTAGATGAGTTGACAAAATATTCTGATACTCAAAATTACAAAGTCAAACATATTAATCGGTCGATGTATATACGACTATTAGTTCCCAGACTATTAAAGGGTGTTGTTGATAAATTCATTTATCTTGATGCGGATACTTTATGTTTTGCTAATATTTCTTCAATTTCGGATATTAATATAGATTCGGTGGTTTGTGGTGTAACGCCCGATTCATTAGACAAAGAAAATATGTTGAAAAACCAGAAAAGGCTTCAACTTAATTCAACTAATTATTTTAACTCTGGTTTTTTGTATATTAATGTTAATAAGTGGATTGAGTTTGATACTGAAAATAAAGTTAATCAAATATTACTATCGTCTGAAAAAAAACATCTAATTTATCCTGATCAAGATGCTTTAAATGTCGTATTACAAAATCAAGTTTTATGGATAGATCCTAAATGGAATTATTTATTTACCTGGATAAATGACAAGCAAAAAGAGACATTTTTTTACAACAAAAAATCGTTACCATACATAATTCATTTTACTGGTGCAAGAAAGATGTGGTATCAAGAACACACTGGACTTGCACAAAATTTGTATAATTTTTATAAACACTTCACCCCTTGGGCAAATACCCCTCTTAAAAGTTATAAGTATAAAATGCGGGTTAATGATTATCGTATTTATGCCAAATCTCATCTTAAAGATAAAAATTTGATTAGTAGCTTAAAGTATTATTTGCTTTATTTAGTTTTGAAAATAAAGAAACAGTCTTAA
- a CDS encoding glycosyltransferase family 8 protein has protein sequence MIQVDRFINKRNELLSHNFDNNQSVLHILLCFDDNYALSAGINILSIFENNPLRPIHFHLFTHNLSDENRFKFSEIKFDTISITEYIINDQFKVDQKNTEQFPLSACVRLIAPILLKNTTDKLLYVDSDTLCINSLSDIDSIDLSGILVAAVADEPYMQQSQCTKYHIVEGSYFNSGVMLINIPLWCEDEITDKTLELLNSGEKYQYPDQDVLNICVGEKRLILPRKFNNLLALSVNGNEDANVPSETIFIHYITKNKPWHEPYRSKLFDAYLEKSPWQNDSLPLYNPKKTSSIRAYSKLMLKQKKYLLGIKHYLIYLKTKFKK, from the coding sequence GTGATTCAAGTTGATAGATTTATTAACAAAAGAAATGAATTACTGTCACATAATTTTGACAATAACCAGTCTGTTTTGCATATTTTATTATGCTTTGATGATAATTATGCATTATCAGCTGGTATAAATATTTTATCTATTTTTGAAAATAATCCTTTAAGACCGATTCATTTTCATTTATTTACTCATAATCTATCTGATGAAAATAGATTTAAATTTAGTGAAATAAAGTTCGATACTATATCAATAACTGAATATATTATTAATGATCAGTTTAAAGTCGATCAAAAAAATACCGAACAATTTCCACTTTCAGCCTGTGTTCGTTTAATAGCACCAATATTATTAAAAAATACTACTGATAAATTACTCTATGTTGATAGTGATACTTTATGTATTAATAGTTTATCAGATATTGATAGTATTGATTTAAGTGGTATTTTAGTCGCCGCGGTTGCTGACGAACCATATATGCAACAATCTCAATGTACTAAATATCATATAGTTGAAGGCTCTTATTTTAATTCTGGTGTTATGCTGATTAATATTCCTCTTTGGTGCGAAGACGAAATTACTGATAAGACATTAGAACTATTGAATAGTGGTGAAAAGTACCAATATCCAGACCAAGATGTTTTGAATATTTGTGTCGGAGAAAAACGATTAATATTGCCAAGAAAATTTAATAATTTATTAGCATTATCGGTTAATGGTAATGAAGATGCAAATGTCCCTAGCGAAACTATTTTTATTCATTATATAACGAAAAATAAACCTTGGCATGAGCCTTATCGTTCTAAATTATTTGATGCTTATTTAGAAAAATCACCATGGCAGAATGACAGTTTACCTTTGTATAATCCTAAAAAAACCTCTTCAATTCGTGCTTATTCAAAGTTAATGCTTAAGCAAAAAAAATATCTATTAGGAATAAAGCATTATCTAATTTATTTGAAAACTAAGTTTAAAAAGTAA
- a CDS encoding ATP-dependent DNA helicase: MINDFAENGLLATAIDGFVAREPQRHMANKVTEAINAQKSLVVEAGTGTGKTFAYLVPALRSEKKAIISTGSKNLQEQLYSKDLPIIKKALNYTGKISLLKGRANYLCLERMYHQYAAAGDLDKNLRTDLVRVKNWSIKTKDGDISKCTTVTEDNPIWPILTSTNDNCLGSDCEHYNDCYVVKARKRAMNADIVVVNHHLFLADVVVKDTGFGELIPKADVMIFDEAHQLPDLACHYFGEQLTSRQLFDLAKEINLAYRTEVKDMSQLQQCADKLQKCTQDLRLLISQQNNKGNLRYLFNQTNIKQELSYLFDALDFCKEVLLLAIGRSTTLDNCYDRVNQYQQLLKKLSETHVPGFSYWYESSYSSFLFALTPLSVTEKFEELLIQRKGAWIFTSATLSVDNQLDYFTKRLGLTNAESLILESPFDYTNQTILCVPRYIPSPNERGNAEKLVNILLPVIEANKGRCFFLCTSYAMMNALAEHFRLHTELPVLVQGETSKSKLLEQFIESGNALLIATSSFWEGIDVRGDTLSCVIIDKLPFTSPDDPLMKARMEDCQMQGGDAFNEVQLPEAVITLKQGVGRLIRHHNDRGAIIICDNRLVMRPYGATFINSLPPSPRTRDVNKVINFLLSNNQSDNLETK, translated from the coding sequence GTGATTAATGATTTTGCAGAAAATGGTTTGCTTGCGACAGCTATAGATGGTTTTGTTGCTAGAGAACCACAAAGACATATGGCAAATAAGGTCACTGAAGCAATAAATGCACAAAAGTCATTGGTGGTCGAAGCGGGTACTGGAACGGGTAAAACATTTGCTTATTTAGTTCCTGCATTACGCAGTGAGAAAAAAGCAATAATCTCGACAGGCTCCAAGAATTTACAAGAACAGTTATATAGTAAAGACTTACCCATTATCAAAAAAGCTTTAAACTATACTGGTAAAATTTCACTTCTTAAAGGTCGAGCCAATTATCTCTGTTTAGAGCGCATGTATCATCAATATGCTGCTGCCGGAGATTTAGATAAGAATTTACGAACTGATCTGGTTCGGGTTAAAAATTGGTCAATCAAAACAAAAGATGGTGACATTAGTAAATGTACAACTGTTACCGAAGATAATCCAATTTGGCCAATTTTAACTAGCACAAATGATAATTGTTTGGGTAGTGATTGTGAACATTACAACGATTGTTATGTGGTTAAAGCTCGTAAAAGAGCCATGAACGCTGATATTGTTGTTGTTAATCATCATCTATTTTTAGCTGATGTTGTTGTGAAAGATACCGGATTTGGTGAATTAATTCCTAAAGCTGATGTGATGATATTTGATGAAGCGCATCAACTTCCTGATCTTGCGTGTCACTATTTTGGTGAGCAGTTAACAAGTCGACAACTGTTCGACTTAGCTAAAGAGATAAATTTGGCTTATAGAACAGAAGTCAAAGACATGTCACAACTCCAGCAGTGTGCTGATAAACTACAAAAATGTACCCAAGATTTAAGATTGTTGATAAGCCAGCAAAATAATAAAGGAAATCTTCGTTATCTATTCAATCAAACCAATATTAAACAAGAATTATCTTATTTATTTGATGCGCTTGATTTTTGCAAAGAAGTTCTGTTATTAGCGATAGGGCGATCCACAACTTTAGATAATTGTTATGATCGAGTTAACCAATACCAGCAATTATTAAAAAAATTGTCCGAAACTCATGTACCAGGTTTCAGTTATTGGTATGAAAGTTCATACAGCTCTTTCCTCTTTGCATTAACTCCATTGTCGGTAACGGAAAAATTTGAGGAATTATTAATCCAGCGTAAAGGTGCCTGGATTTTCACATCAGCAACATTATCAGTTGATAATCAATTAGATTACTTTACCAAACGTTTAGGTTTAACTAATGCAGAATCATTAATTTTAGAAAGCCCATTTGATTATACCAATCAGACTATTTTGTGTGTACCACGTTATATACCATCACCAAATGAAAGGGGCAATGCTGAAAAACTTGTCAATATTTTATTACCGGTTATTGAGGCAAACAAAGGGCGTTGTTTTTTCCTTTGCACATCTTATGCAATGATGAATGCATTAGCTGAACATTTTCGCTTACATACCGAGTTACCGGTTTTAGTTCAAGGTGAAACAAGCAAATCAAAACTTCTTGAACAGTTTATTGAAAGTGGTAATGCACTATTAATCGCAACGAGCAGTTTTTGGGAAGGGATTGATGTTAGGGGAGATACTTTATCTTGTGTTATTATAGATAAATTACCGTTTACCTCACCAGATGATCCCTTAATGAAAGCGAGAATGGAAGATTGCCAAATGCAAGGTGGCGATGCCTTTAATGAAGTGCAATTACCTGAAGCCGTTATCACCTTAAAACAAGGTGTTGGGCGATTAATCCGTCATCATAATGATCGAGGAGCAATTATTATTTGCGATAATAGATTAGTTATGCGACCTTATGGGGCAACGTTTATAAATAGTTTACCACCATCGCCAAGAACCCGAGATGTTAATAAGGTAATCAATTTTTTATTATCTAACAACCAATCAGATAATCTGGAAACCAAATGA
- a CDS encoding glycosyltransferase family 8 protein yields MKENLFIKKISTLFENAQASLETTHIAFCFDDNYAMPAGIAMSSVISNNMDKNLVFHLFANNVTNEKISMFNQLNNDNVSIICYEIGDDFSINPDTLVLHVSASTCLRFVVPQILNKVTSRVLYLDCDVLCTNNLNELIHTDLSDKYAAVVPDVDKTQEKQCPACDIPYGEYFNAGMIYINTDMWVDNNLTDKAFAMINSGKVYKFADQDVLNILMQGKTVFLPKIYNQLTSLTVGGNEDNLLSEDTVIIHYVTGNKPWYQLYLTPLYQTYIASSPWANQKLSLANENAPSTTRRYAKLLASQKKYFSAFKYYLLYLKHKVTKKR; encoded by the coding sequence ATGAAAGAAAATCTTTTTATCAAAAAAATCTCTACATTATTTGAAAATGCTCAAGCATCTTTAGAAACCACACATATTGCATTTTGTTTTGATGACAATTATGCAATGCCAGCAGGAATAGCGATGTCCTCAGTTATCTCAAATAATATGGATAAAAATCTGGTATTCCATTTATTTGCTAATAATGTAACTAATGAAAAAATATCAATGTTTAATCAACTAAACAACGATAATGTTAGCATAATTTGTTATGAAATAGGGGATGATTTTTCGATTAATCCTGATACATTAGTATTGCATGTGTCTGCCTCAACCTGCTTACGATTTGTCGTTCCTCAGATATTAAATAAAGTGACTTCGCGAGTTTTGTATTTAGATTGCGATGTACTTTGTACAAATAATCTTAATGAATTAATTCACACTGATTTAAGTGATAAATATGCAGCAGTGGTACCTGATGTTGATAAAACGCAAGAAAAACAATGCCCAGCTTGTGATATCCCTTACGGTGAATATTTTAATGCCGGAATGATCTATATTAATACTGATATGTGGGTAGATAATAATCTTACTGATAAAGCGTTTGCTATGATAAATAGCGGTAAAGTATATAAGTTTGCTGATCAAGATGTTTTAAATATATTAATGCAAGGTAAAACTGTTTTTCTTCCTAAAATTTATAATCAACTTACATCACTTACCGTTGGTGGTAATGAAGATAATTTGTTAAGTGAAGATACTGTTATTATTCATTATGTTACCGGCAATAAACCATGGTATCAGTTATATTTAACTCCACTTTATCAAACTTATATTGCTTCTTCACCATGGGCTAATCAAAAATTATCATTGGCTAATGAAAATGCGCCTTCAACTACAAGACGGTATGCAAAATTGTTAGCTAGTCAGAAAAAGTATTTTTCGGCGTTCAAATATTATTTACTTTATCTTAAGCACAAAGTTACTAAAAAACGATAA